Proteins from one Bombus affinis isolate iyBomAffi1 chromosome 1, iyBomAffi1.2, whole genome shotgun sequence genomic window:
- the LOC126915342 gene encoding craniofacial development protein 1, whose translation MTEEHQLPSDSDEDDEDYVPDGADSEPVSEVESEGDAESGPEDENDENKRETTKRRGRKKKVIKSKIKKHRRTRKKVEDEVDEKLEEEEVEKGSKEKKQLTEEEEKKRADSLWADFMKDTATVPKSKPQSASNKSKEKSPPIEKPKVEEKVKITKVFEFAGEEVKVEKEVSIDSAEARLSLSSAENSEKTGNPGPPAGRGSGRGKGFKRAGLGGISSVLGQLGKKTKISTLEKSKLDWDNYKKQENLEEEISTHNKGKDGYLERQDFLQRADLRQFEIEKQLRNANRRSTR comes from the exons ATGACTGAGGAACATCAATTGCCTTCTGACTCTGATGAAGATGATGAAGATTATGTTCCTGATGGTGCAGACAGTGAGCCTGTGTCTGAAGTAGAATCTGAAGGTGATGCGGAAAGTGGTCCTGAGGATGAAAATGATGAAAACAAAAGAGAAACAAcaaagagaagaggaagaaaaaagaaagtcaTAAAGTCTAAAATTAAGAAGCACAGAAGAACAAGAAAAAAAGTAGAAGATGAAGTTGATGAAAAGCtagaagaggaagaagtagAAAAAGGATCAAAAGAGAAAAAACAACTtacagaagaagaagagaaaaagagagctGACTCTCTTTGGGCTGACTTTATGAAGGATACAG cAACGGTACCTAAATCTAAGCCACAAAGCGCGTCAAATAAATCAAAAGAGAAATCACCACCCATAGAAAAGCCAAAAGTAgaagaaaaagtaaagataactaAGGTATTTGAATTTGCTGGTGAAGAAGTGAAGGTTGAAAAAGAAGTCTCGATAGACTCTGCAGAAGCAAGACTATCTTTATCCTCTGCTGAAAATTCTGAGAAGACAGGAAACCCTGGTCCTCCTGCAGGAAGAGGATCCGGAAGGGGTAAAGGTTTTAAACGGGCTGGTTTGGGAGGTATTTCTTCTGTCCTTGGTCAATTAGGAAAAAAAACGAAAATTAGTACTTTAGAAAAGTCCAAGCTGGATTGGGACAATTATaagaaacaagaaaatttaGAGGAAGAAATTAGTACTCATAACAAAGGTAAAGACGGATATTTAGAACGTCAAGATTTCTTACAGAGAGCAGATTTGAGacaatttgaaattgaaaagcAGTTACGTAATGCGAACAGACGCAGTACACggtga